A DNA window from Amycolatopsis sp. DSM 110486 contains the following coding sequences:
- a CDS encoding alpha/beta fold hydrolase translates to MDFVLVHGAWYAGWSWREVADALREQGHEVHVVEQLPSGGPDPAAFGDVSTDVAHVRDLVDGLGRDVVLVGHSYGGIVVGELSDHPRVRHSVFLSAFRPRRGENLLDIRSPHPEEWIVPREDGTLHVTDDHELARKVLAPDLDEAAFAGVHGQRRAHAAVTFTQPATEPERTHPVTYVVCERDEAIFPVDQEKMAAGADHVVRLDAPHLAPLTHPREVADLLAGTR, encoded by the coding sequence ATGGACTTCGTGCTCGTCCACGGCGCCTGGTACGCCGGCTGGAGCTGGCGGGAAGTGGCCGACGCGCTGCGTGAGCAGGGCCACGAGGTGCACGTCGTGGAGCAGCTGCCCAGCGGGGGCCCGGACCCGGCGGCGTTCGGCGACGTGTCTACGGACGTCGCCCACGTGCGTGACCTCGTCGACGGCCTCGGCCGTGACGTCGTGCTGGTCGGGCATTCCTACGGCGGCATCGTCGTCGGCGAGCTCTCCGACCACCCGCGCGTGCGTCACAGCGTCTTCCTGTCCGCGTTCCGCCCGCGCCGCGGTGAGAACCTGCTCGACATCCGCTCTCCGCACCCGGAGGAGTGGATCGTCCCCCGCGAAGACGGCACGCTGCACGTCACCGACGACCACGAGTTGGCCCGCAAGGTGCTCGCCCCCGACCTCGACGAAGCCGCGTTCGCCGGCGTCCACGGGCAGCGCCGCGCGCACGCGGCCGTCACCTTCACCCAGCCGGCCACCGAACCCGAGCGCACGCACCCGGTCACCTACGTCGTGTGCGAGCGCGACGAGGCGATTTTCCCCGTGGACCAGGAGAAGATGGCCGCGGGCGCCGACCACGTCGTGCGCCTCGACGCCCCGCACCTGGCCCCGCTGACGCACCCGCGTGAAGTGGCCGACCTGCTGGCCGGCACCCGGTGA
- a CDS encoding DUF4232 domain-containing protein gives MGIFKALPVVVVALAAVGCGSGEPSAPVTQAPVSSSRVVPPPALVVSAGIVEAGLGHRASVLTLTNNDAEAHTLNGYPTVRILDGTGKALDVQVHHGVSYFSPDPGPKPFTLAPHEKLLSVVSWSATVTSGDTTTGAAVGVVAAPGEAEQTVPLETDLGTTGEITVTAWMKDLPK, from the coding sequence ATGGGGATCTTCAAGGCGTTGCCGGTCGTTGTCGTGGCCCTCGCGGCCGTCGGGTGCGGTTCAGGGGAGCCGTCGGCGCCGGTCACCCAGGCGCCGGTGAGCTCGTCGCGAGTCGTGCCGCCGCCGGCGTTGGTGGTCTCCGCGGGGATCGTCGAGGCCGGGCTCGGGCATCGGGCGTCGGTGCTGACGCTGACCAACAACGACGCCGAAGCGCACACGCTGAATGGCTATCCCACCGTGCGGATCCTCGACGGAACCGGGAAGGCGCTGGATGTCCAGGTGCACCACGGGGTCTCGTACTTCTCGCCGGACCCCGGGCCGAAGCCGTTCACGTTGGCACCGCACGAAAAGCTGCTGAGCGTGGTGTCGTGGTCGGCCACGGTGACCTCGGGTGACACGACGACCGGCGCCGCGGTGGGCGTGGTCGCGGCGCCGGGTGAGGCCGAGCAGACCGTGCCGCTCGAGACCGACCTCGGGACGACCGGGGAGATCACCGTGACCGCCTGGATGAAGGACCTCCCGAAGTAG
- a CDS encoding discoidin domain-containing protein, whose protein sequence is MSPLGVFSAPEKRRPTSRKIAALGSAVLAAAGLTALTVIAAPGSPATATPNAAVAGRGATVPFIEQEAENAATNGTVIGPDRTAGTLAGEASGRKAVTLTGQGKYVEFTLSAPSNSLDFRYSLPDSAQGTGINGTISVYVNGTHNRDLNLTSRYGWYYGGYPFSNDPGQGKAHHFYDEVRTLFGTSYPAGTKIKLQIDAGDVTPATVDLADFEQVAAPATKPANAVSVTDYGATAGDTSDDAGAFDAAAAAAKSQGKQVWIPAGSFTLNHHITVDQVTIRGAGPWYSELHGARAGIFGKGEPASCSTPTYPGNAAVPGSSTNVGLYDFAIIGDVQARVDCDQSNAIGGALGGGSVVQNLWLQHTKVGLWLDGPFDGLTVRGNRILDQTADGLNLHQGISNTLVTNNFLRNTDDDGLAMWAEHDADHHNTFSFNTVLLPILANNIAIYGGHDNTVSDNVVADNQDQGGGIHVANRFSAVPLSGTTTVTRNTAIRTGVLDSNWQFGVGALWFDGRDSAITGRIDVVDNDLLDNNYEGVQFIDGATTDVHFDGLRITGAGTFAWQLQSKPSGTVKNVVATNVGRAGVYNCMGPDALTGLADQGGNSGWTTTFCGSWPTPVYNGGTTPPTTPTTPTTPTTPTQPPTGNLALHKATTASGSQAGFPPANAADGNASSYWESSNNAFPQTLTVDLGSALNVSRLVLKLPPSNDWGARTQTLTVQGSTNGSSFSTLKSEAGYRFDPASGNTAIVSLSPTSTRYLRLSFAGNTGWPAGQLSELEAYAS, encoded by the coding sequence GTGTCTCCCCTAGGTGTCTTCAGCGCGCCCGAAAAACGACGACCCACCTCGAGAAAGATCGCCGCGCTCGGCAGCGCCGTGCTCGCGGCCGCCGGCCTCACCGCCCTGACCGTGATCGCGGCTCCCGGCAGCCCGGCGACAGCCACTCCGAACGCCGCCGTCGCCGGCCGCGGCGCGACCGTCCCGTTCATCGAGCAGGAAGCCGAGAACGCCGCCACCAACGGCACCGTGATCGGCCCCGACCGCACCGCCGGCACCCTTGCCGGCGAGGCTTCCGGCCGCAAGGCCGTCACCTTGACCGGCCAGGGCAAGTACGTCGAGTTCACCCTCAGCGCCCCGTCGAACTCGCTCGACTTCCGCTACAGCCTCCCCGACAGTGCCCAGGGCACCGGGATCAACGGCACGATCTCGGTCTACGTCAACGGCACCCACAACCGCGACCTGAACCTGACCTCCCGCTACGGCTGGTACTACGGCGGCTACCCCTTCAGCAACGACCCCGGCCAGGGCAAGGCGCACCACTTCTACGACGAGGTGCGCACGCTCTTCGGCACCAGCTACCCTGCCGGCACCAAGATCAAGCTGCAGATCGACGCCGGCGACGTCACCCCCGCGACGGTCGACCTCGCCGACTTCGAGCAGGTCGCCGCGCCCGCGACCAAACCGGCCAACGCCGTGAGTGTCACCGACTACGGCGCCACCGCCGGCGACACGAGCGACGACGCGGGTGCGTTCGACGCCGCCGCGGCCGCCGCGAAGAGCCAGGGCAAGCAGGTCTGGATCCCGGCGGGCTCGTTCACGCTCAACCACCACATCACCGTCGACCAGGTGACGATCCGGGGCGCCGGACCGTGGTACTCCGAGCTGCACGGCGCCCGCGCGGGCATCTTCGGCAAGGGCGAGCCGGCCAGCTGCTCCACCCCGACGTACCCCGGCAACGCGGCGGTGCCCGGGAGCAGCACGAACGTCGGGCTCTATGACTTCGCGATCATCGGCGACGTCCAGGCCCGGGTCGACTGCGACCAGTCCAACGCCATCGGCGGCGCGCTCGGCGGCGGTTCGGTCGTGCAGAACCTGTGGCTGCAGCACACGAAGGTCGGGCTCTGGCTCGACGGGCCGTTCGACGGGCTCACCGTGCGCGGCAACCGGATCCTCGACCAGACGGCCGACGGCCTCAACCTGCACCAAGGCATCAGCAACACGCTGGTGACGAACAACTTCCTGCGCAACACCGACGACGACGGCCTCGCCATGTGGGCCGAGCACGACGCCGACCACCACAACACGTTCTCGTTCAACACGGTGCTGCTGCCGATCCTCGCGAACAACATCGCGATCTACGGCGGCCACGACAACACCGTGTCCGACAACGTGGTGGCCGACAACCAGGACCAGGGCGGCGGCATCCACGTGGCCAACCGGTTCAGCGCCGTGCCGCTCTCGGGGACCACCACCGTCACGCGCAACACCGCGATCCGCACCGGCGTGCTCGACTCCAACTGGCAGTTCGGCGTCGGCGCGCTGTGGTTCGACGGTCGCGACTCGGCCATCACCGGCCGCATCGACGTGGTGGACAACGACCTGCTGGACAACAACTACGAGGGCGTGCAGTTCATCGACGGCGCCACCACCGACGTGCACTTCGACGGCCTGCGGATCACCGGCGCAGGCACGTTCGCGTGGCAGCTGCAGTCCAAACCGAGCGGTACGGTCAAGAACGTCGTCGCGACGAACGTCGGCCGCGCGGGCGTCTACAACTGCATGGGCCCGGACGCGCTGACGGGCCTGGCCGACCAGGGCGGCAACTCGGGCTGGACCACGACGTTCTGCGGTTCGTGGCCGACGCCGGTCTACAACGGCGGCACGACTCCCCCGACGACGCCGACCACACCGACGACACCGACGACGCCCACGCAGCCGCCGACCGGAAACCTGGCGCTGCACAAGGCAACCACGGCCAGCGGCTCCCAGGCCGGCTTCCCGCCGGCCAACGCCGCGGACGGCAATGCGAGCAGCTACTGGGAAAGCAGCAACAACGCGTTCCCGCAGACGCTGACCGTCGACCTCGGCAGCGCCCTGAATGTCAGCCGGCTCGTGCTGAAGCTGCCGCCTTCCAACGACTGGGGCGCCCGCACCCAGACGCTCACCGTGCAGGGCTCCACCAACGGCTCGTCGTTCAGCACGCTCAAGTCCGAGGCCGGCTACCGCTTCGACCCGGCGAGCGGCAACACCGCCATCGTCTCACTGAGCCCCACGAGCACGCGCTACCTGCGGCTGAGCTTCGCCGGCAACACCGGCTGGCCCGCCGGGCAGCTCTCCGAGCTCGAGGCCTACGCGTCCTGA
- a CDS encoding discoidin domain-containing protein — protein sequence MSPTSARPRAALLAAALVSSGLTVFAVGSGTPAAAATCPATASGGASVPFRIVEAECSATNGSAVGPDYTQATVASEASGRQAVRLGQGQYVEFTLPAAANSVNVHYNLPDGSSGRMSVYVNGTKLGSGLSVTSQYTYTDTPGIPGAKTHHFFDDARLLFGQNAAAGAKVKVQLDSGDVGQATIDLADFEQVGGAGAQPAGSLSVTDYGATANDAGDDTQAFRNALQAARQQGKEVWVPSGRFEIGSALQIDQTTVRGAGQWYTVLHGNNIFNNGSASGNIKLYDFAVFGSVSERNDSSPDNAFHGVLGNGSVVSGLWIQDTKCGLWLMNGASSNLTIEDNRILDTQADGVNFDGAVTNSAIRNNYLRNNGDDALALWSNGQADAGITIANNTVVQPNLANGIALYGGSNNTVSGNLIQDTNALGGGYLVANRFNSVPLSGTVTLTNNTALRAGALDPNWQFGVGALWFDARDQAISGVTIRVNGFTAIDSPYEAIQFIDGNGAGKQVSGITIDGVTVRGAGTFVAQSQTQGTVSISNLTASGVGVVGTYNCPYPSSIPKMTFTGSGNSGWTGTWNDCAGWPAPNSGPPQPPQSGANIARGKAITASGSQGGFPPGNAVDGNASSYWESTNNAFPQTLTVDLGDPAAINKVTLKLPPSGDWGARTQTLTVQGSTDGGSWTTLVASRGWNFSPSSGNTASASFGTTTQRFVRVTITGNTGWPAGQVSELEVAAA from the coding sequence ATGTCCCCCACCTCAGCACGACCCAGGGCAGCCTTGCTGGCCGCGGCGCTGGTGTCCTCCGGGCTGACCGTGTTCGCGGTCGGCTCGGGCACCCCCGCCGCGGCGGCGACCTGCCCGGCCACGGCGTCCGGCGGTGCGAGCGTTCCGTTCCGGATCGTCGAGGCCGAATGCAGCGCCACCAACGGATCCGCCGTCGGCCCCGACTACACGCAGGCCACGGTGGCCTCCGAGGCGTCCGGCCGCCAGGCCGTGCGGCTCGGGCAGGGCCAGTACGTGGAGTTCACGCTGCCGGCCGCGGCCAACTCGGTCAACGTCCACTACAACCTGCCCGACGGCAGCTCCGGCCGGATGTCGGTGTACGTCAACGGGACCAAGCTCGGCAGCGGGCTTTCCGTGACGTCGCAATACACCTACACCGACACCCCCGGCATCCCGGGCGCGAAGACCCACCACTTCTTCGACGACGCCCGTCTGCTGTTCGGCCAGAACGCCGCCGCGGGCGCGAAGGTCAAGGTGCAGCTGGACTCCGGCGACGTCGGGCAGGCCACGATCGACCTCGCCGACTTCGAGCAGGTCGGGGGCGCCGGCGCGCAACCGGCCGGCTCGCTGTCGGTCACCGACTACGGCGCCACGGCCAACGACGCCGGCGACGACACGCAAGCTTTCCGCAACGCCTTGCAAGCCGCCCGGCAGCAGGGCAAGGAAGTGTGGGTGCCGAGCGGCCGGTTCGAGATCGGGTCGGCGCTGCAGATCGACCAGACCACCGTGCGCGGCGCCGGGCAGTGGTACACCGTGCTGCACGGCAACAACATCTTCAACAACGGCAGCGCTTCCGGGAACATCAAGCTCTACGACTTCGCCGTGTTCGGCTCGGTCTCCGAGCGCAACGACTCCAGCCCGGACAACGCGTTCCACGGCGTGCTCGGCAATGGCTCGGTCGTCTCGGGGCTGTGGATCCAGGACACCAAGTGCGGCCTGTGGCTGATGAACGGCGCGTCCTCGAACCTCACGATCGAGGACAACCGCATCCTCGACACGCAGGCCGACGGCGTGAACTTCGACGGCGCCGTGACCAACTCCGCCATCCGCAACAACTACCTGCGCAACAACGGTGACGACGCGCTCGCGCTGTGGTCCAACGGCCAGGCCGACGCCGGCATCACCATCGCGAACAACACCGTGGTGCAGCCGAACCTGGCCAACGGCATCGCCCTCTACGGCGGCTCGAACAACACCGTCAGCGGCAACCTCATCCAGGACACCAACGCCCTCGGCGGCGGCTACCTCGTGGCCAACCGGTTCAACTCGGTGCCGCTCTCGGGCACGGTCACGCTGACGAACAACACCGCGCTGCGGGCCGGGGCACTCGACCCCAACTGGCAGTTCGGCGTCGGCGCGCTGTGGTTCGACGCCCGTGACCAGGCCATTTCCGGCGTGACCATCCGCGTCAACGGCTTCACGGCCATCGACAGCCCGTACGAGGCCATCCAGTTCATCGACGGCAACGGCGCGGGCAAGCAGGTCAGCGGCATCACGATCGACGGCGTGACCGTGCGCGGCGCGGGCACGTTCGTCGCACAGTCGCAGACGCAGGGCACGGTGTCGATCAGCAACCTGACGGCGTCGGGTGTCGGCGTGGTCGGCACGTACAACTGCCCCTACCCGAGCTCGATCCCGAAGATGACCTTCACCGGTTCGGGCAACAGTGGCTGGACCGGCACCTGGAACGACTGCGCCGGCTGGCCCGCGCCGAACTCCGGCCCGCCGCAGCCGCCGCAGTCGGGCGCGAACATCGCGCGCGGCAAGGCAATCACGGCGAGCGGCTCGCAGGGCGGCTTCCCGCCGGGCAATGCCGTGGACGGCAACGCGAGCTCCTACTGGGAGAGCACGAACAACGCGTTCCCGCAGACGCTGACCGTCGACCTCGGTGACCCGGCGGCGATCAACAAGGTGACGCTGAAGCTGCCGCCCTCGGGCGACTGGGGCGCCCGCACCCAGACGCTCACCGTGCAGGGCAGCACCGATGGCGGCTCGTGGACGACGCTGGTCGCCTCGCGCGGCTGGAACTTCAGCCCGTCGTCCGGCAACACCGCGTCGGCGAGTTTCGGCACGACGACGCAGCGCTTCGTGCGCGTGACGATCACCGGCAACACCGGCTGGCCGGCCGGGCAGGTCTCGGAACTGGAGGTGGCCGCGGCGTGA
- a CDS encoding alpha/beta hydrolase — MTATRPKVGPPLPFDPELEVVLEQMRAERPALDSAAAIPALREERATRELSLADVAADGTVTLSEVDADGVPLVIGRPTHVTADAPVLYWMHGGGMILGGHRGRDLLVLKEYAVSLGLAFVSVDYRVAPEHPHPAPVEDCYTGLKWTVEHAGSLGIDAARVVVGGASAGGGLAAAVALLSRDRGGPALLGQLLLYPMLDDRNDTPSSFQMAGLGVWDRTANDIGWTALLGSARGGPDVSPYAAPARAADLSGLPPAFLDVGTAETFRDEVVTYATRLWQAGVQAELHVWPGAYHGFDGSAPDAALSVQARAARAPWLRRILG, encoded by the coding sequence ATGACCGCGACCCGTCCGAAGGTGGGGCCGCCGCTGCCGTTCGACCCCGAGCTCGAGGTGGTGCTGGAGCAGATGCGGGCCGAGCGGCCGGCGCTCGACTCGGCCGCCGCGATCCCGGCCCTGCGCGAGGAGCGCGCCACGCGTGAGCTCTCGCTCGCCGACGTTGCGGCCGACGGCACTGTCACCCTGTCCGAAGTGGACGCCGACGGCGTGCCGCTCGTCATCGGCCGCCCGACCCACGTGACCGCCGACGCTCCGGTGCTCTACTGGATGCACGGCGGCGGCATGATCCTCGGCGGGCACCGCGGCCGTGATCTGCTGGTGCTCAAGGAGTACGCGGTTTCGCTCGGCCTCGCGTTCGTCTCGGTCGACTACCGCGTCGCCCCGGAACACCCGCATCCCGCGCCGGTCGAAGACTGCTACACGGGTCTGAAGTGGACAGTCGAGCACGCCGGTTCACTGGGCATCGACGCCGCTCGCGTGGTCGTCGGCGGCGCCAGCGCGGGCGGCGGCTTGGCGGCCGCCGTGGCCCTGCTCTCGCGCGACCGCGGCGGCCCGGCGCTGCTCGGCCAGCTCCTGCTCTACCCGATGCTCGACGACCGCAACGACACCCCGTCGTCGTTCCAGATGGCAGGCCTCGGCGTCTGGGACCGCACCGCCAACGACATCGGCTGGACCGCGCTGCTCGGCTCCGCCCGCGGCGGCCCCGACGTCTCGCCCTACGCCGCCCCGGCCCGCGCCGCGGACCTGTCGGGCCTCCCGCCGGCCTTCCTGGACGTCGGCACCGCCGAAACCTTCCGCGACGAGGTCGTCACCTACGCCACGCGCCTGTGGCAAGCCGGCGTCCAGGCCGAGCTGCACGTCTGGCCCGGCGCCTACCACGGCTTCGACGGCTCGGCCCCGGACGCGGCGCTTTCGGTGCAGGCCCGCGCGGCGCGGGCACCGTGGCTGCGGCGGATCCTCGGCTGA
- a CDS encoding MFS transporter: protein MTAGVRLTGFVDGKRVSPFQYGTVVLCGLVMFFDGFDTQAINYLAPHIAKDWGLKVAVLGPIFSSALVGLMIGYLVLSPLSDRFGHRRLVIAGTALFALTSLVSVWVGGVAELVVLRLITGIGLGAAAPSAVALTAEYTPKRLRASFVLAIYCGFSLGFVVAGVVSGWLVPTAGWRSVFLVGALAPLVIIPLMLKFLPESLVFLVGRGANSERAYRLCRRIDPALPAETQPVSVDVAEAGGRVKLKALLANGGVLSTVLLWVVFAVNLGEFYALQSWLPTMLTNLGFANGTVVTATSLTTVGGIVVALVVGPAMDRLGAFGSLGALFVVGAVFLAVTGPAFHAPVWILLAAMFLVGCGVSGGQKALIALAAVVYPVNIRSTGVGWALGIGRLGGILGPLVVGAAVAASWSPAAIFLALSGPMLGCAVLILYLGRRARRTAEVAELEPAPAV, encoded by the coding sequence GTGACGGCGGGCGTCCGCCTGACCGGGTTCGTCGACGGCAAGCGCGTCAGCCCGTTCCAGTACGGCACGGTGGTGCTGTGCGGGCTCGTGATGTTCTTCGACGGCTTCGACACGCAGGCCATCAACTACCTCGCTCCGCACATCGCCAAAGATTGGGGGCTGAAGGTCGCGGTGCTCGGCCCGATCTTCTCCTCGGCCCTGGTCGGCCTGATGATCGGCTACCTCGTGCTTTCGCCGCTGTCCGACCGCTTCGGCCACCGGCGGCTCGTGATCGCGGGCACGGCGTTGTTCGCGCTGACGAGCCTCGTGTCCGTCTGGGTCGGCGGCGTGGCCGAGCTCGTGGTGCTGCGGCTCATCACGGGCATCGGTCTCGGCGCGGCGGCGCCCAGCGCGGTCGCGCTCACCGCCGAGTACACCCCGAAACGCCTGCGGGCGAGCTTCGTCCTGGCGATCTACTGTGGATTCTCGCTCGGGTTCGTCGTGGCCGGGGTGGTGTCGGGCTGGCTCGTGCCGACGGCCGGCTGGCGTTCGGTGTTCCTCGTGGGTGCGCTGGCGCCGCTGGTGATCATCCCGCTGATGCTGAAGTTCCTGCCGGAGTCGCTCGTGTTCCTGGTGGGCCGCGGCGCGAACTCCGAACGCGCGTACCGGCTGTGCCGCCGCATCGACCCGGCGTTGCCCGCGGAGACACAGCCGGTGAGCGTCGACGTGGCCGAAGCCGGTGGCCGCGTGAAGCTGAAGGCGCTGCTGGCCAACGGCGGGGTGCTGAGCACAGTGCTGCTGTGGGTGGTCTTCGCCGTCAACCTCGGCGAGTTCTATGCGCTGCAGAGCTGGTTGCCGACGATGCTCACGAACCTCGGTTTCGCGAACGGCACGGTGGTCACGGCCACGAGCCTCACGACCGTCGGCGGCATCGTCGTCGCGCTCGTCGTGGGGCCGGCGATGGACCGCCTGGGCGCGTTCGGTTCGCTGGGTGCGTTGTTCGTGGTGGGCGCGGTGTTCCTCGCGGTGACCGGGCCGGCGTTCCACGCGCCGGTGTGGATCCTCCTGGCGGCGATGTTCCTCGTCGGCTGCGGGGTCAGCGGTGGCCAGAAGGCGCTGATCGCGCTGGCCGCCGTGGTCTACCCGGTCAACATCCGCTCGACGGGCGTCGGCTGGGCGCTGGGCATCGGCCGCCTCGGCGGGATCCTCGGCCCGCTCGTCGTCGGCGCCGCGGTGGCCGCCTCCTGGTCCCCGGCGGCGATCTTCCTGGCGTTGTCCGGGCCGATGCTGGGGTGCGCGGTGCTGATCCTCTACCTGGGACGGCGGGCTCGGCGGACGGCCGAGGTCGCCGAGCTGGAACCGGCTCCCGCGGTGTGA